A genomic segment from Montipora foliosa isolate CH-2021 chromosome 9, ASM3666993v2, whole genome shotgun sequence encodes:
- the LOC137971866 gene encoding uncharacterized protein, giving the protein MILNCIQPEVEKVLRDNQNGFREGGSTTSHILMLKMMLEGARSKNLPAVIIVFIDFRKAFDSVDRKCLMRILQAYEIPQKIVDLISLLYINNKAQVLTADGMTEFFEIVARENNPSAQEQIDKRGDPTVLKKLKSLRCILLDKLSELKILDSEIIDLVDETKIEEDVTNSCGFASAIQACIVDLETAIEAEENTGKGQDIQGTTLGSQNSNSSIQAGTQSNASTIPTHAKLPKLELRKFSGDPINWHPFWESFESAIHKNTTLSDVERFQYLKSLLEVSATQTISGLALTSSNYDHAVQLLDKRFGNKQVIISKHMELLMQLPKVSDGSDLKQLRQPLYRTEAAVRSLKGIGISTETYGTFLTPVIIGKIPQELRLILSRGTSEDWDLDTIIKSFTEELKIRKRCALGTVTEQTKLKEKREFGFGIRTESRKKILRQKGKCFGCLRSGHVSRDCQARCHRCSGKHHVALCSVQYYPEYPITTRRARDSNQEQTVSTNLYFTQDVNNKCILLQTARANVRSPHGGNSCNVRILFDSCSQKSYISSRLRSKLSLRPIGSDTVLIQTFGNNEPSLKQCSIVQFALECQDNLTVFINAYEVELICGPITNQTIEIAQQYYPHLQGLPLADHSRGDEDLEIDVMIGADHYWSVAQNHVLSTVNVSHVLKTECQIIEENLVSDDFLLKEELSKFWDYDTLGVKDSEGDFLEDYLIKVKFNGIRYEVSLPFKTEHPIIPDNYLLAQNRLVSSLQRLRSKPGLLQQYDSVIKEQLNAGVVELIDKCHDLDTLPGTVHYIPHKEVLKEDRITTKLRVVYDASAKCHNEPSLNDCPLPGPALTPLIFDVLLRFRLHKVVLIGDLEKAFLNIEVNPAERNLLRFLWVDDINSPNPEVITLRFTRLVFGLVCSPFILNVTLRNHLTWYENIDPEFVAAVVRALYVDDFASGENSVTKCFELYHKLKLRCR; this is encoded by the exons ATGATTCTCAATTGCATTCAACCTGAGGTGGAGAAAGTACTGAGAGACAACCAGAACGGGTTCAGAGAGGGGGGATCTACAACAAGTCACATTCTAATGCTAAAGATGATGCTAGAGGGAGCCAGGTCAAAGAACCTTCCTGCTGTCATCATAGTCTTTATTGATTTCAGGAAGGCCTTTGACTCTGTGGACAGAAAGTGTCTCATGAGGATTCTACAGGCCTATGAAATTCCTCAGAAGATTGTGGACCTCATCTCTCTACTCTACATAAACAACAAAGCCCAAGTCCTCACTGCAGATGGAATGACAGAGTTTTTCGAGATCGTTGCAAGA GAAAACAATCCCTCGGCACAGGAACAAATTGATAAACGGGGAGATCCTACCGTTTTGAAGAAGCTCAAATCCTTGCGATGTATCCTGCTGGATAAATTGTCGGAGCTCAAAATATTGGACAGTGAAATTATCGATTTGGTAGACGAAACGAAAATAGAAGAAGACGTGACCAATAGCTGTGGCTTCGCCAGCGCTATTCAAGCCTGCATAGTCGACCTAGAAACAGCAATAGAAGCTGAGGAAAATACTGGAAAGGGTCAGGATATACAAGGAACGACATTGGGCTCGCAAAACTCTAACTCGAGTATTCAGGCGGGAACACAATCAAACGCGTCAACAATTCCGACCCATGCAAAGTTGCCCAAACTGGAATTGAGAAAATTTTCAGGCGACCCAATCAACTGGCATCCCTTCTGGGAATCGTTTGAATCGGCCATTCACAAAAACACCACCTTAAGCGACGTGGAAAGATTCCAGTATCTCAAGTCGCTCCTTGAAGTTTCTGCAACCCAGACAATTTCTGGTTTAGCATTGACAAGCTCGAATTACGACCACGCGGTCCAACTTCTAGACAAGCGCTTCGGAAATAAACAAGTCATTATTTCGAAACACATGGAATTGCTCATGCAGCTTCCAAAAGTAAGCGACGGGAGCGACTTAAAGCAATTGCGCCAGCCTTTGTATCGAACGGAGGCGGCAGTTAGAAGTCTAAAAGGAATCGGTATTTCGACTGAGACATACGGAACATTTTTGACACCTGTAATTATTGGAAAGATCCCACAAGAGTTACGCCTCATCTTGAGTCGCGGCACATCAGAAGATTGGGACCTTGATACAATCATCAAGTCTTTCACAGAAGAATTGAAAATTCGAAAAAGATGTGCTTTGGGAACGGTAACAGAGCaaacaaagttaaaagaaaaacgagagttTGGTTTTGGAATTCGCACAG AATCTAGAAAGAAAATTCTACGTCAAAAGGGAAAATGTTTTGGTTGTCTGAGGAGCGGTCATGTGAGTCGAGATTGTCAAGCAAGGTGTCATCGTTGTAGTGGGAAACATCACGTGGCTTTGTGCAGCGTTCAATACTATCCAGAGTATCCAATCACGACCAGAAGGGCTAGAGACAGCAATCAAGAACAAACTGTGAGTACAAACTTGTATTTTACTCAAGACGTTAATAACAAGTGCATCTTGTTACAAACGGCCAGAGCTAACGTCAGAAGTCCTCATGGAGGAAATTCTTGCAATGTGAGAATCCTTTTTGATTCATGTTCCCAAAAGTCTTATATAAGCTCACGGTTAAGGAGCAAATTGAGCTTACGACCAATTGGAAGCGATACAGTTCTAATACAAACTTTTGGAAACAATGAACCCTCATTGAAACAATGTAGCATCGTTCAGTTTGCATTGGAATGTCAAGACAATTTGACAGTGTTCATTAATGCTTATGAAGTTGAGTTGATCTGTGGTCCCATCACAAACCAGACCATTGAAATTGCACAACAGTATTACCCACATCTGCAAGGCTTACCTCTGGCTGATCACTCACGAGGTGATGAGGATCTAGAAATTGATGTCATGATTGGAGCAGATCATTACTGGTCTGTGGCTCAGAATCACGTG TTATCAACTGTTAACGTGTCCcatgttttgaaaactgaatgtcAAATCATTGAAGAGAACTTAGTTTCAGATGATTTCTTACTGAAAGAGGAGCTAAGTAAGTTTTGGGACTATGACACTCTTGGAGTAAAGGATAGCGAGGGAGATTTTCTTGAAGACTATCTTATCAAAGTGAAGTTCAATGGAATCCGTTATGAAGTGTCTCTTCCCTTCAAGACTGAACACCCGATTATTCCAGACAATTACTTGTTGGCACAGAATCGCCTTGTTTCTTCATTGCAAAGATTAAGGTCCAAGCCAGGATTGCTCCAACAATATGACAGTGTCATCAAGGAACAATTAAATGCTGGTGTTGTTGAATTGATTGATAAGTGTCATGATTTAGATACCCTTCCTGGAACTGTACATTACATTCCTCATAAAGAAGTATTGAAAGAAGACAGAATCACTACTAAACTACGTGTGGTTTATGACGCCAGTGCTAAATGCCACAATGAACCAAGTTTGAATGACTGTCCCCTACCAGGTCCAGCCTTAACTCCATTGATCTTTGATGTCTTGCTGAGATTTCGCCTCCATAAAGTGGTTTTGATTGGTGATTTAGAAAAAGCATTCTTGAACATTGAAGTCAATCCAGCGGAGAGAAACTTGTTAAGGTTCCTATGGGTAGATGACATCAACTCCCCGAATCCAGAAGTGATCACACTGAGATTCACTCGTCTTGTTTTTGGTCTTGTTTGCTCTCcatttattttgaatgtaaCATTGAGGAACCACTTAACATGGTATGAGAACATTGATCCTGAATTTGTGGCTGCTGTTGTGAGAGCTTTGTATGTTGATGACTTTGCATCTGGAGAGAACTCGGTAACGAAGTGTTTTGAACTTTACCACAAGTTGAAGTTGCGGTGCAGGTAA
- the LOC137971867 gene encoding uncharacterized protein, whose product MRKWALNSEELTEMIKRAEESLSWEPELSCKATPTLTEPNIEEEDWTVSNSNNNVSEETVVKVMGVQWDRMEDNFEFDLATFSRQALEGTFTKRTLLSSTARFYDPLGLLSPVILLLTCMFQEIYHLKLGWDEALPEGLASRWKELLQDMWEVSSIVAPRCILGDVQVEDVTSIQLHGFADASKSAYGANVYIRLTTSGTSSVCLLASKTRVAPLIASQGSKSSVLAHSDLWWKGAPFLKEGEVQWPNLPDNPIGESTFPLEVTKEWRRKPEISNVMTVFVQCFQNISEVISPERFSSLSKLVRVTALVLKFIQKLKRKIEITDIIMEDQNIASKHWYKDVQAKLEEKEKSSSTWEQLGVFKDADGLLRCKGRIQKSLLPYSTKHPILLSRKQHFTKLVIMQSHENVNHNGIGETLTEIRSQFWIIKGRQAVKDVLSKCVTCKKLQGRAYSSPPTPPPPAFRVSEEMAFSKVDNVKTFRDAKVKKFALDRNIDWKFNVPTASWWGGFFEICVKLVKRCLKKVLGNAKLSYEELESVLIETEGVLNSRPLTYVYDELTETPLSPSHLVIGRRLLDQSPAITVAVNTLLRRERYLDGLLTHFRNRWKKEYLTGIREYQKLKRGEPRRTIQVGDVVHTYADKTPRQQWRMGKVEKLLQGQDNVVRAAEVVTVDNSLRKTRLKRPIQKLYPLEINVCDEHVTNARTGQFESGMNIQIVRDEDIPTVITAP is encoded by the exons ATGAGAAAGTGGGCATTGAACAGTGAAGAGTTAACTGAAATGATCAAAAGAGCAGAAGAATCTTTGTCTTGGGAACCGGAGCTGTCTTGTAAGGCTACTCCTACATTGACCGAGCCGAACATTGAGGAAGAAGATTGGACAGtgtcaaattcaaacaacaATGTGAGCGAAGAAACCGTTGTCAAAGTAATGGGAGTTCAATGGGATCGGATGGAAGATAATTTCGAGTTTGATCTTGCTACCTTTTCTAGACAAGCCTTAGAGGGAACTTTCACTAAACGGACATTATTGAGCAGTACTGCTCGATTCTATGATCCATTAGGCTTGCTGTCACCAGTTATCTTACTCTTAACGTGCatgttccaagaaatttatCATTTAAAACTTGGTTGGGATGAAGCTTTGCCGGAAGGTCTCGCGTCACGCTGGAAGGAGTTACTACAAGACATGTGGGAAGTCTCAAGCATTGTAGCACCTCGTTGCATCCTGGGTGATGTTCAAGTCGAAGACGTCACGTCTATTCAACTGCATGGGTTCGCAGATGCTAGCAAGTCTGCGTATGGAGCAAATGTCTACATCAGGTTGACAACCTCTGGAACCAGTTCTGTTTGCCTTCTAGCGTCCAAAACAAGAGTTGCTCCCTTGATCG CGTCGCAAGGGTCAAAGAGTTCTGTTCTCGCTCACAGTGATCTGTGGTGGAAGGGAGCTCCATTTCTGAAAGAAGGAGAAGTTCAGTGGCCAAACCTACCTGATAATCCAATCGGTGAGAGTACATTCCCATTAGAAGTAACAAAGGAATGGAGAAGGAAACCTGAAATTTCAAATGTTATGACAGTATTCGTGCAGTGCTTTCAGAACATTTCAGAAGTCATCAGTCCAGAAAGATTTAGTAGTCTCAGTAAACTTGTCAGAGTAACCGCTCTtgtgctgaaattcatccagaaGCTCAAGAGGAAGATAGAAATAACTGACATCATTATGGAGGATCAGAATATTGCTTCGAAACACTGGTACAAAGACGTTCAAgccaaacttgaagaaaaggagaaatcaAGTTCGACCTGGGAACAGTTAGGAGTCTTTAAGGATGCCGACGGACTTCTGCGATGCAAGGGACGAATCCAGAAGTCTTTACTTCCATACTCAACAAAACATCCCATTCTGTTATCTAGAAAGCAGCATTTCACTAAGCTCGTGATCATGCAGTCCCACGAAAACGTGAATCACAATGGAATTGGAGAAACTCTTACTGAAATCCGATCACAATTCTGGATAATCAAAGGAAGGCAAGCTGTTAAGGATGTACTTTCCAAGTGTGTTACGTGCAAGAAATTACAAGGAAGAGCCTACAGCTCTCCACCTACTCCACCACCACCTGCATTCCGAGTTTCAGAGGAAATGGCTTTCTCTAAAGTAG ACAACGTGAAAACTTTCCGAGATGCAAAGGTTAAGAAGTTTGCTCTTGATCGGAACATTGACTGGAAATTCAATGTACCCACAGCCAGCTGGTGGGGCGGATTCTTCGAAATCTGTGTGAAACTTGTGAAAAGGTGTCTCAAGAAAGTGCTCGGAAATGCGAAGTTGAGTTATGAAGAGTTAGAATCTGTGTTGATCGAAACTGAAGGCGTTTTGAATTCTAGGCCATTGACCTATGTCTACGATGAGCTAACAGAAACTCCACTCTCGCCTTCTCATCTTGTAATTGGTCGTCGACTTCTAGATCAATCTCCTGCCATCACAGTAGCTGTAAACACTTTGCTTAGACGAGAGAGATATTTAGACGGTCTTCTCACCCATTTCAGAAATCGATGGAAGAAAGAATATCTTACAGGTATCCGCGAGTACCAGAAACTCAAGAGAGGTGAACCAAGAAGAACAATTCAAGTAGGCGACGTTGTGCACACCTATGCTGACAAGACACCCAGACAACAGTGGAGAATGGGGAAAGTAGAGAAACTGTTACAGGGACAAGACAACGTTGTGCGCGCAGCAGAAGTGGTAACAGTAGATAATTCTCTCCGCAAGACTCGCTTAAAACGTCCAATTCAAAAGCTCTATCCTCTTGAAATCAACGTGTGTGACGAACACGTAACTAATGCGAGAACAGGACAGTTTGAGAGTGGAATGAACATTCAGATAGTTAGAGATGAAGACATCCCTACAGTGATCACTGCTCCATGA
- the LOC137969990 gene encoding collagen triple helix repeat-containing protein 1-like produces MVHFRCNSTPALVFSLVFAILSYFAAASNKSSQLPNNAPVSLFYGGIPGMHGKPGSPGLPGRDGRDGREGTKGDQGQPGKAGPQGPRGVVGPAGANGKDGAKGERGVQGPPGQKGERGETGATVAPGVMAFKNWKECAWNNIGDGKDNGLIKDCVFTKNFSDTALHVAWTGTLRVYGCTNCCKRWYFTFNGAECSAPLPIDGVVFLRLAGELPLRVRHIEGHCNNIHKGRVRVGFWVGNCNGYGNADAHTGWNAVSRIFVEEVPKPQA; encoded by the exons ATGGTTCATTTTCGATGTAATTCAACCCCGGCCTTGGTGTTTTCACTTGTGTTTGCGATCCTGAGTTACTTTGCTGCAGCGAGCAACAAGAGCAGCCAACTACCCAACAATGCG CCTGTTTCCCTTTTCTATGGAGGCATTCCTGGAATGCATGGAAAGCCTGGGTCCCCTGGGTTACCAGGCCGTGACGGAAGAGATGGTCGTGAGGGGACCAAAGGAGACCAAGGACAGCCCGGTAAGGCTGGACCCCAGGGACCTCGTGGGGTAGTGGGTCCTGCTGGTGCAAATGGAAAGGATGGCGCAAAGGGAGAACGCGGTGTCCAGGGCCCTCCCGGTCAAAAAggagagcgaggagagaccGGGGCAACTGTAGCTCCAGGTGTGATGGCTTTTAAGAACTGGAAGGAGTGCGCCTGGAATAACATTGGCGATGGCAAAGATAATGGCCTGATTAAG GATTGCGTGTTCACCAAGAACTTCTCTGATACAGCTCTTCATGTGGCCTGGACTGGTACTTTGCGAGTTTATGGCTGCACTAATTGCTGTAAACGCTGGTACTTCACTTTCAATGGTGCTGAATGCTCGGCTCCCCTTCCTATTGATGGTGTTGTGTTCTTACGCTTGGCAGGTGAACTTCCTCTCcgcgtccgccatattgaagggCACTGCAACAACATTCACAAGGGAAGGGTGCGCGTGGGATTCTGGGTCGGCAATTGTAATGGATATGGAAATGCTGATGCCCACACAGGTTGGAATGCAGTGTCCCGAATCTTTGTTGAGGAAGTTCCTAAACCTCAAGCTTAG